In Haliotis asinina isolate JCU_RB_2024 chromosome 11, JCU_Hal_asi_v2, whole genome shotgun sequence, the genomic stretch TCTCtcttatctctctctctcatctctCTCATCTCTCTCTCACCCCTATCTCATCTCTCTCACCCCTCTCTAATTTCTCTCATCCCTCTCTCACCTCTCTCATCTCCCTCTCATCTCTATCTCATCCCTCTCTCATCTCTATCTCATTCCTCTCTCATCCCTCTCTCATCTCGctctcatctctctctctcatcccTCTCTCGTCTCTCCCTCATCTCGCTCTCATCCCTCTCTCATCTCTCTCCCTCTCATCTCTCTCTCATTCCTCTCTCATATCTCTCTCATCTCTGTCTCATCCCTCTCTCATCTCTCTCATTCCTCTCTCATCTCTCTTTCATctctcatctctctctctcatctctCGTCTCTCGGCGACACCAGCAAATATCTCAAGCGTTTACAAACGCGTCTGACCCGCAAGTAATCTAAGTCTACGTTGGGGCATCGACGTTTCAGAGTGTTTCATTAATCCCTTTGATTCTATCTAGCTTGCACCTTGGTTATTCACTTGATGAAGCACAGATGTTGCTTAATGTGCGGCGTGTCACTTCTGGGGTGAGTAGTGATAGGGAAGGCAAGGGAGGTCACTCAGGCAAAAACGTCGCGGTTTGTATTACTACGCCACTACGACAAGATATGAAACCTGAATATATTCGATTCTCAAGTGGTTCGGGTTTATGGTGATAaagaaacatatacatgtaatagaATTCGTGTCTGTCGCTGTCGGTTTGTTACATACCATCTAAAACAGCTCGTTGTCAGGTCAATGGTATCTAACAGACAGTCATGTAGTAATGTCTGTAACATACAGAGTACAGGATACAGTTAACTAGCCATGTAGATGTCAGTAAACACGTCTTTAATATGTCGGACTGATTTCTGCCATgtagggggcggtggggtagcctagtggacaaagcgttcgctcgtcccgccgaagaccagggttcgattctccacatgggtactgtgtgtgaagcctgtgtctggtgtcctccgccgtgatattgctgcaatattgctaaatttggcacaaacaaaactcactccgCTGTTTGGTataagattttaaaaaataaaattaatcaTAATTATGCATATATTCCAAAACTATTTTACATTAGGTTACTGATTTTGATCGTCATGGTGATCGCTTGGCTAATTCTATACgaacacatttcaaaatgtctgAATTAACAAGGAACTTATTTTGACCTCTCTGTTCAAGTCCGGGATACATGCGTTATAACAGTCCTACCCAAGATTAGATGCCGTGTGTAACAGATGTTCTTCATTATCTGAGAGTCAATCTGTCCAGAGGCTTGTCAGAATATAATGCGTATATACTCAGAGGAACAAATTAAGGAATTCATTTACTGTGGGCGGAAATCTGAGactaaataaaggaacactgccatgaagtggtgttcccttatttgttttcctCAGTATAATTCATTATCTACCCTATCGCCATACCTACAGTCATTCGCTATGTTAATGAGCGAGTGAGAGTTGCACTGCCAACTTCATGTATTGCACAGAGGTCATGCGTAATGGAAATCGGATATAATATCTGCAGCAAACACATCTCTGTGTCATTAATTTTCCATATCCCATTGTTTATACATTTAGGCGGGAGCTAAAACTTACCTATATGTGATCATCACGagaagggggcggtggggtagcctagtggttaaagcgttcgcacgtcacgccgacgacccgggttcgattccccacatgggtacaatgtgtgaagcccattttctggtgtcccccgccgtgatattgctggaatattgctacaagcggcgaaaaactaaactcactcattcattacgagaagaaaaatggaagaATAGGTCTTtaacaacccattcttgccacaaaaggcgactacaatgtcataagaggcgactagcaaGATCGGGTGGTtactggtcaggctcgctgacagggctgacacgtgtcatcgtatcccatttgctcatgctgttgatcactggattgtctggtccagacccgtttatttacataccatatagctggaatgatCGCTGAGGGGGCGTAAAACCTAACTTCAATGACTCACTCATGGCTGGGAAGGCTAAAATCGCGACGTTTCTCGATTCATTGAGCGGCACAAGCAATGCAGTGTCATGGCCGATTGAACATAGCGCAGCACACACAATTTACAAGGAAAATAGGATTTATGTCAACACTCTGCTATCATGTCGCATagaaaaatatcaataaataattGACACATTTTCAGGTTTATTATTCATATATGCATTCTTTAATTTAACACGAATAATCTTGTTTTACAAAACGTATTTACGCGCTCGACAGATTCATCCGCTCCCTTCCACACAATTGTATTTTCATTGGTTAACACTTAGGGAATTTGCATTTGTTTTCTGTTATGTGTTTTGAAGCGTAAATCCCACCAATGTGGTGGTTTCGTGTAAATAACCGATTGTTTTCCAGTGAAGAATAGTATCCTTATCAACACTGTGATAAGAAGAACACAGGTGTAAGTCACGCAAGTGTAGTTCTGCATTTAGTCTCCTTTCTCAGGTGTATTGAAATAGTTGTCCGCCGTAATGGTGAAGTTTACTCAAACGAATATGTTAATACTTGTGGCTATGCCTCAGAGGTCCGTCCATGGTGCGTCCTTGAACATATTCAGGCGTCATGAAAAGTTATGCTTTTAAACGTCTTTAGAGTAGACCCATTTACAGCCTGAGATTAGAAAAGGGAAAGTATGATTGTACGGATACCTTTTATACGGAATCCTTTCAGGAGCACTgttttttctctttctttcGTTTCTCCTGTATGGTGGAAAATCAAAATCCATTTTTAGTTAAGAAGTTTAAATTAAAAATCTCAACTAAACATCCTGAAGTTTCAGATTAGTATCTTGCAACATCAAAAACGTAAGAACACTAATGGCTCAGAAATATCTTTTTGTGATGAAAATAAAAGCAAAGCAATTTTAGAAACAGTTTAAACATTTAACATCGTTCGAAAACTACAAAATTAACGTGTGCCGCAATTTGGTAACATGATCCAAAGAATCCTGTTGACGGGCTGCCTGGCACCAATGCTAATTACTAATGTATACAGGATTACTTTTGTTTGACAATCAAATCACAGGACCAGCTTTCCTTCTCGAGTCATCGTGAGCATTTATGAGATGAATGCTGACAAATATAACAGGGAATGGTCTAGACCGACAGGTACTTCGTGTTATGCATATTATTCGAGACGCCGGCATTCGACTCACAGGGAATACTGTATCTTCAGTGTCAGTAGTGACAGTGAAGAACCCTCTCTTATAGTCTCACACCTACACTCATTACCCAATACTTGCTCTTTAAggaaatatgagtgagtgagtgagtttgatctAAATATGATAATGCATTTGACTTCTTTTGGATGCATTTAAAGGCTGACGCACTTAGGAAGGATAATACTATTTATCTTACCACACTCATCAACGgcattttctgattggttatgcgctcttctattattttcaatgtaccccacttacaagcgaggtgcatttcaatgtaccccgctgccaatggcaactcattggCTACTTCGTgttagtacttctttatcttgaataacacTGAAGCACGCActatgcacggaaattaccgatgttttgcaaatgcaaatcgatgtatgtgagataactctaaatttctttttcttgtgtcatctgcaaaatctaaCGACGGCTACGAAAAAATTTGCCTCGCAATCCAATTAGTAAATTTTGACAAagcgttcaaatgtagtccctgtgaatattaagaaggagAATTACACCGTGGCGGTTTTACTGCGACAATACCTTCGGGGAAAAACAGAAAGATGCAAGGTTCAAATCCCTTTACCCATGCCTCAAACAGTTCAAGCTTAACATTGagatgttcggtaagataaatacgttgttcactacTCCTTCTGGGCCGACGAGTtgaaggaacataaacaaacatcaagggtataTCAACCTCTgccccctcatgaccagtgaacagcttATATTGTATGCACATTACAACTGGATCCAGTTTCGGCGCGTGTTCATATCAGCACGAGAACCCACACTGATCCGTGTAGTCTTATCCTTCTTTAAAGTGATGTGGATGGAAATCATGAACTGTCCTATAATACCTAAAATGCGCCTTGCGAAGACCGATATTGCAGTGTGAACTATCAAAGTGTATCATGTTAGGACGATGGTAgaagttacagttgtcagatAATGTCACCCACGTACAGAGAGGCCGTTCCCTGCAGTAGATCATGAGCAACACTTAGAAACTTCTTGTTCTGCCATGCGCGACAGGCACAACACATGGAACAGGCTTCCCATTGACAGTTTAATAGTTCCATAGAGGCTTTGTTAGATCATCTTAACATTCATATATGTGATCAATAGTCTTAATATACTAGAAATCAGTAGAACGTTCTGTCGAACAAGACATCACACGAAAGACATCCTCGGTGTCACTTCACTTATGCAGTTGTTTCCCAATCTCGTGGTTTCACTTTCTCATTTCCTGAGTTCCTGAGTGCCGGACACAATGCCATACGGTCGTAAGTGGTAGATGTAAAACTCCAGATCGTACATTTTCTGTGGGGGCACGTAGTGGAAGGATATGGCGTAGTCGGAGATGCTGTCTATTCCCTGAAATACATCATTTGTGAGATCTTTTGAATTACTAAGCTAATGAATACTTACATGTTGACTTTCATTCTACCTAAAAGTCTAGAATTCATTATTGTACTGCTGAGAAGCAGTGTATGCATACAGTACGTACATTTTCAATAAGTTTCCAAACATTCTGCAGTCAGTAGTCTAGCTTCCAATACAATGAATCACCTGACACACTGAACCATTGGACTGACCCTGAATGATTGTATGTAAGATGCTTTTGCTATTAAAATGTACacccatccagtaattaaaactgactgTAGTTGTTATTGTTTAACACGGTCGTTTTTAACATGCTGACTTACGCAGATGTTGTGAAATACCTTACAAATTACGTTGCAAAATTATTTGCGGTTGTTTTGTTCAGCTAGCTGAGCTGATCGGTTTTTCATTTCTGCTTTAAGACCAGACTAAgcacacatgcacatgtaaTACATGAATATGACTTAGTTACGTTTATAACACAATGTACAGTTATTGTAGAAGTCAGTGAGACAATATTTGGTTTTGTGTAACCAGTATGTTATGATTAATCTCTGAGCATGACTCTTTACTTTCCTTCCCTGTGTAGAAAACTGAGCTGTATGTAATTGATGTGTTTTGGCCGCTTCAAAGCAGGATCATGTAGGTTTCCATTGCCAATGCTGACTGCATGATTTACCTGACCAACTGCTAAAGAGTATTTGACAGAGTGCCAAAGTAAAATCTCTGATTATGATGAGATAAATACAGATGTCCTGAGATAAATATAACAGTTTGTGCTTGGCTTACCTTCTTAGCAGCACCATTTGCATCGTACTTGTAAAACCATTTTGGGTATTTGCCCGCCAGGTATGTCTCAGGCCGAAAACAGTGGAACCTGCTCCTCCCAAGAGCGTCCGTTGCGTTGACTGTTCTCACCCCCAGGTTCTCCATACATCTGCCGAACGCTACATCTTCGCCACTACCATCACGCCTGCACAGTTTGGGATCGTGTCCCTTCTCACCATATCTCCTCAACGCCTCCTTACTTAGCACATATCCCGCTCCTCCGCTGTTGAACCCTTGTTTGAGCTTTAAATGATGGCCCAAAAATACAGGTTCGGATTTGTTCTGGGACGTCAGAAAGTAACGGAGATTTTCCAAGATAACATATGTGTCATCGTCAGCTTTCATGAACCAGTCAGCATCATCAAAGTGGTTTTCGTAGATGTAGCGGAAAGCTTGCATCGTTTTGGCTGTCAGATGCTTCCGGCCCTCTGACACGTTTAATCCGATTGTAGGGAACTTTGGATCTGTCACCGAGCTCATGAAGAGGACTTTGTTGCAGCGCCTACTCCACGTGTCACGAACCACACGTGCTTTAACATCCAGGTTTTTTGGTGACGTCATAATCCAGCAGAGTACTCGCTCCTTTTGATATGGTGACTTCGACATGGCATCGTTATCTATTCAAATAAAACGGGAATTGTCTTTGAGCTATTTCGATAAACAATTTCAAACAGTAACAGTGCTTGAGGGAGTGGTTGAGTGGCTGGTTGAATGAGTTGTTTAGGGAGTGGTTGAGTAAGTCGTTAATTGGTTGcgtagttggttggttggtagggtgtgtgtgtgagtgagtgagtgagtgagtgataaacGCAACTGACTGTAATTTCTGATGAAATAGGTTTGATTGCACCTGATTTGCTTACACTTACAGAAGTTGAAACAACCGCCACAGGAGCTACTAACCTTTTGTCTCACCGTCGCCACATTGACTCTTGAACGAAGCTTACAGTGATTAACGTAACGGTGGAATTGAGTTACTTGTTACCTTTCAATGTATAAAACCATGAATTGATAGGTACGTAAAGGTAATGATCAATGTATTGTTAAACCGGCTTGTATAACAGCCagcagaaaacaaaacacactcatTTAACGCAATTACTAACGAGTAAacgaatgaaatatttcaaattacaataacACTATCGGTAATTATGCCTTAAGTAAATAACAAACCTCATGTAGATGAACATTGATTAAACAAACAGAGTTTTTAAATATCTTTTCTCTGTTTTGGTATCATATGTATATTGACATCCCAGTTATGTTTCTAGATATGTCAGTCAGCTCGTCACTATGATTTCATAATAACCTTGACCGTCTCTGACGCCATGACATTGTCGACATCTGATTCAAAGCAACGTTAAACCACGCTGACACTGTGTTACTTTGTGAGACCCACCTTTATGAATACCGCTTCGTGTCCAGGTGGGACACCAGGTAAAAGTAACCCGAAAGTGACTCAAGACGCGTCTTCCTTacacacatgtaacatacaGAAAGATGGTACATTGGTAAAAGTGTTCTCTGCACAAAGTAGCATCCCTTTGACTTAGAGGATCCGCTGATCGTTGTCTCTGATCAGATAATTGCTATATCACCATCTTCATGAATTTCAAACGGACAGTAATAAAGATACCTAACCGACGTTATTTCACGGTTTTATTACATGCTAAGTGATGGCACACACCGATGTACCTGAAATTGTGTTCACAGTGATGTTAAAGCAAATCTTCTCAAAGATTACGATGTAATTATACATAACTATAGTCTCAGATGGGAACTAACCTTTATGGAGATGCAAATCCTCAAATCTGATATTTCCAGACAAGTATTGTCCCACCAACTTCTGAAATTCTTCGTGTAGGTGGTTTTTCGGTTGACTCATCTCTTTTGCATGGACAGCTTGTGATTTAATAGTGTTCACAATAGACGAGACAAAGTGAAAGTCGGAATGTTCCGTTTTAAATAGCACAACACAAATGGACACCAATGAAAACCCGACAGTTAAACTTAACACGACAGTAGCTGTTTTTTTCTCCGGAAGGAATGTAGCCATATTTCATTTATTCCGTTGGTTTTCCATCCATGTAACTCCCTCTGTAACTTGTTTGCTCTCCAGTATGCTGAAATGATGAAGTGTTTGAAACCTGATTTTTAACCGCAATGTGGATAGAGACTTTCAGGTGTGCAACACCTTTCTCACACTTAATAACCGATCGCTTAAAGATGCTGAAAGGGACAAAAATATATCAGTCCTGTGGTCATTTGTAAAGAGATGATATATTTATGAATGATTGCTAGATTTCAGCAAAATTATTCACCTGCATGTATTTCTTGACTACCGTCCGCAGTGTTTTGCTATGAAGACAAGCGTTTCGAACTTTCCGTCCGTGTAGCGTATCCGTATGGACAAGCGTGGATGCAATCTGTAGACATTTTCCTGGCAGGTGCGTCTCAACAAGTAACAGATGTTCACTGAACCGCTAGAGCCAAACTGTTGTCTGGCTTATCATATCTGAATGCACCATTAAATGTATTTAACTGCCATTGGAGAGCAAGTCTTTAGGTAAATGTTGGTAGGCTAATATTATGTTTCGACAGAAATATTTTGGCATATgtcacaagatacacacagaataAATTTACTTTATGCCACCCATTGATTCTCTGTGTCGTATGTTCTCTATACATGATGGGGTGGGCTTAGGGGAGAGTGGAATAGAGTTGTGTATCCACAACTGATGCTAATAATTGTTTTCCCTACCGACCGATCCATGTTCAGAATTGTACGATGACAGGTATTAATCAAAGTTACTGAGCTTGACCACTCATTCACATGTGAATacgtcactcattcactcagatcCTAATCTCTCATTTCTGTACTGCCAGAATCGATCGGATATAATTTCATTGACTCATTAGCACATATTACATCACATTGTCACTACTATTTCGCCCTGAAATtttctcattcactcatttatgAAGTTTTCAGTCGCGGATTCCTCAATACACCAGAAAAAAACTATGTTTTTACCctaatacacacatatattttgAGGATTACGTACATCAGTGTTGTATACAGTAGGTTGATAAAACTGTAATGAGAAACAGCCTCAATAGCGTCTTGCACTGGTTCAACTGGTGGAACTGTTGACTGCTGCTCTGACCGGTGTAATCGAAGTGGAACGAAAACCTGACACCCGGAAACACGTGCACATGACACATGATAAGTTACGATGTGTTCGCGAGTTTGATATGGAGATTTATCATCTACTCGAGTTAAATAGCACACGAAAACGAAGAACTCGGAGACATGATAAATCTTCAGATCAAATTCTCGAACAAATGGTATCTCGACGAGTGCCCTCACCAAGTGCTCTAAATATAGATGGAGAGAAAAACTGAGACAATAAAAATGGCGGTTCATTGTGTTGGTATATGTAACGACAAAACCTTACGGATGAGCAGCTTGTCGAGaacgatacaagaagctgtgGCGAAAtacgcagtcaaaccgtaaacttttaatggaacatAAAGACATAATTGTTTCCAAGCatttgcaatacttgcgtgtaataaagaaataaacatatttgctcagtatattgtgttgattcaattcgttgggattgtacctgttcccaaatcgagtgtgctaaaACAATTCATgtgtgaaacgcacggggaaaatgaacttctcgatatttatcagacaacctgtctccctcatgtttcaagtggatcgttctgtggggcgttcccaagtatgcaacttggggtcatttgtcagatcatggatcatcttatatgcgTTTACCAGTAAGTCTCTTGACTGAAACAGTATGGACACATGTAATTTGCTCTCAATATCACACCGAATTTCTGATGTACACCTGGCGGGAGGAATGATTTTACTATGGATTACAATATTCTGACAAGCCTCTTAGCAGGCTGACCCCGACGTTAGTATTGTTTATTACCCATACGGGCGATCACGAGAAGATTCCGTCTGATATCTTTTTGATATGTGCACAGTGTGCAGTTCAGTGTTTCTCGGTGTCAGCTAAGCAAATATTGGCTGACGGAACTACTTTTCATGAATCACGTTCAGTGACAACTTTTTTCTATGTCACAGATAATTAGAACGTGCTGTACTCACACAACCCGATATTTGAAAAAGAATATGTAAAGGTTAAAGAATATGAATAGAATTACGTTTTTATAAGATATTATTTTGCAATAATTTTGCGTTATAAATAGTGTTTTTTTGTAAAAATAAGGCTCGGCACagtgaacattatttcaactgGGGCATATTTACcgtaatcactcgtacctcgcATCCAAGTACTGTAAGCACAATAAATTCCCCAGAAAAGAAGCTCTCTCGGGGGAGATGCAGATGAGTGTCAGCTTGATGTGACCGGAAAGCCCTGTAAATTTACATCTGCACATATGTTAGTCTTGACAAGCCATGAAACGtgaacgagcctgaccacccgatccgtttgTCTCGATCCGACAAATAAATATACGTTTTGATTTCAGCCATACACGTGGAAGCCTACCCTTAGATGTTCAAAACTGAAAAGCCCCTGTAGTTGTTGGTATCCGTTGTGGATCAACGTTTGTATAGTGGTACCATCATCCCTTGCTTGAATACCCCAGGAAACACTCTGCTACAGAGAAATGTGGTGTAATAACAATTTAAGAAgattaaaaaatgtttaaagaaaTTGGATGTGTCGGACTTTATCGTGGTGTTATTAATCCAGTCTGCAGTCGCTGTCATTTAATGGATCTGCACCTGCATCCATATTCTGCCACGTAGATATCTGTATAGGATCGCTGTTGAGTTGCCATGAGTACTGATGTCATGAAAGTGAAAGCAGGGTTTAGGTGAGGAGTGTAGTTGAGCTGATCAGTGTTTCCATTGTTTATCACTTATCCATGTCCAGATGATTGAGATGGAGAGTTGTAATGCTATGTAATGATGATCATAATAAATCAAGAAAATCAAGAGCTctacaaccaaccaacaaccaTGTGTATTGAAAGAACTCATCAGCCAATCAACAACCATGAGTGTGGCAACAGCTGCTATtgttcaaaacaaaactgttttacCAGTTTGTCTGTAATAGTTTCGTATtttacatatgtatgtgtacgCCATACTGTGTATTGTATGACTAAGCATTGTTTGTTATTGTAGAACATCAAGTAATGTCATTTTAGGGAGCACGTTTTTTCTCATAAGCGTGTTATCCCTGACTTACATCTTGGGCTTTAGCTACTTTCGACcgtgatatttatgcattttcatattacagtatggttcaaaattattgagaatagctaaaacatttcatattattaaacgagaacaaatcagataaaattgaatgtattgtgaaagtgaactgaccttttcatgttgtgtaggtaacaatttaatattttatcaagtctccttgagcttcacggcacagtctaagacgggtaggcatacttcctatcagagaggttagtgtctcgtgagttatgctgtcccagtatcggaccacttctctcttcatgtcttcaatttttgtcaaccccttttgattcacacattccttcatcatcccccaaatgttctcaatgggatttaagtcaggactatatgcaggaaatggcaatgcagtcacatttttctcctgaaaccactgcttggcatgttttgcggtgtgtttaggataattatcttgctgcaaaatccagtcatttccataaaacacatgtgcacttggaaggagaaaattatctaatatgttagtgtagcgttgacttgtcagatttccctcaaacacaaacaccggggtcgttcctaataaggatatccctgcccatacatgaaactttgggctgtatttaggtcgtcgatacaacggtgctgacgcagactttgaccatattttcacattattgggatatacccatattgagctttcatcagtaaaaatcacattttcccagtcaaagttttcatgtgccaaacaccactcaacacgcctgtctttatgttcttgtttcatgagaggagaaggaattccagtctttttctcccatccaagatcaatcaaatttcttctaactgtagattttgatacaactgttgatcccctttctatcatttcatacctgatgttggagatgcttgccctttgctttttagacgctaaaattcccagccggacgcgatctgagaagtccaattttctgggtctccctgctcctttctggtgcccaaaatcctttccctctttaaaattcttcctaattctatacacagtagaaagaggagttcctgttctctctgccaatgtatttacatcatcaattccttgattacacaactcaaaaatcaaccttcttttatcttcagcagacattgttgacagtgctgaggaaaatgacgtctgctacaaattcaggggaggtaactctaattgtactatactcagtaggccaagatgagttacctcccttataccattacttagttttaagtatcagtgaatcagttgaggtgttaggatagctcaaagtaagaagaaaaattctcaataattatgaaccagactatatattttCTGGTACACGACGCGGTGGTTGCGGTTTACAATTATTGTTGTTTATATGCATGCAAATGGAGACTTTTGACATTGCATCATGTTAgaaggatgaaatgaaacaagttGGTTTGGACTTTGGGACTGTTGAGTCCTCTTCCCTCCTTTGTTTCAACAGTGAAACCTTTTCATAATcaattacatgtatgtacagaCGACATACTGCACATGTATACACAGAAATTGCTCATGTAGAAGTAAAATACAACCAAATACACTGCAAAAGGATGTagtttcatatttacaaacaaaaatatgatcaaTATTAACAAATAACATCACATAGGCATTGTCTCGGCCATTCAGTTCTTAGTATAAGGGACACTCGATATAGGTGGTCAGGTTTAGATTTGGACAAACTGTACATTTGTCAATGCTTGAAGTATATCCTCCAAGATGGACAGATATCGTTTTAGTATTCTGCAATCATGTTTGGCAGAACGGATCGGTTCATCTTTTAATGGGGATTAAGCAATAGCCAACTTTCAAATCCCTTGAAACCCACAGTAAACATGTCTTCCCAGTTCAGAATATCCGTGTAAACGTTGGAAATTCTGTGTCTACAACAGTGCACGTGAccaaatttacatttacatgtgaTCCAGACATGAATCGGAATTGCTCTTTGggaaatatttacacatgtttACAGATCAGGTAGACTAATGTATGCATACACACGCTTGCAAATATACAGTGTCACGCatttgtcgtaagatgcgaccaACAAATTGACATGTTATCGAGTCCAAGTTAGATCGTACTATGCTGTACATCCCTAGATTTtcgggtccagactcaattatgtacagaccgctgaAATATTAAATTGTGAAACATCAAGAAAGAAAATGGAGAACATTTCAGCAGGGCATTGATGTAGTGATGACTGATTAAGCGCATATGAGTATGTATTCATCCATGATTAAGGTTTACTTGTAAATTACTAGAAATGGGTGATAAAGATTCAACATGCAACAGGACACCGTaaaagatttttaaaatttaaaaaaaatcttctgTTAAATATATCTAATCGGAAATGGTAAAAATAACCGAAACGAACGGACAGGTAAATGTTACATCCATTAGAGCATaagacagtgaatgagtgagtgagtgagtgagtgagtgagtgagtgagtgagtgagtgagtgagtgagtgagtgagtgagtgagtgagtgagtgagtgagtgagtgagtgagtgagtgagtgagtgagtgagtgagtgagtgagtgagtgagtgaggtttcacGCCTATGTTAGAAATACTCCCGCATCATCACGACAGGGGATCACAGAAATTGGGTTCATACATCATACAATGTGGCATctcgaacctaggtcttcggcgcgacgaaCAAAGGCTTTAAttacaaggctaccccatcgacCAATGC encodes the following:
- the LOC137255498 gene encoding glycoprotein-N-acetylgalactosamine 3-beta-galactosyltransferase 1-like, translated to MATFLPEKKTATVVLSLTVGFSLVSICVVLFKTEHSDFHFVSSIVNTIKSQAVHAKEMSQPKNHLHEEFQKLVGQYLSGNIRFEDLHLHKDNDAMSKSPYQKERVLCWIMTSPKNLDVKARVVRDTWSRRCNKVLFMSSVTDPKFPTIGLNVSEGRKHLTAKTMQAFRYIYENHFDDADWFMKADDDTYVILENLRYFLTSQNKSEPVFLGHHLKLKQGFNSGGAGYVLSKEALRRYGEKGHDPKLCRRDGSGEDVAFGRCMENLGVRTVNATDALGRSRFHCFRPETYLAGKYPKWFYKYDANGAAKKGIDSISDYAISFHYVPPQKMYDLEFYIYHLRPYGIVSGTQELRK